One genomic window of Candidatus Pseudobacter hemicellulosilyticus includes the following:
- a CDS encoding RNA polymerase sigma-70 factor, with the protein MLPYSTYSDEQLFETLQTEDEKAFRAIYERYHKAVYAYLLGFLKDNNLAEEMTHEVFLKIWDIRGKVSLHSSFSSYLFRICHNKAINALEKIAADNRLRQRVLQHLQDLSSAHIQDTNLLQEYDQLLENALDTLPPQRRKVFQLCREEGKSYDETAAQLGISRNTVKEHMVKAQKALRSFLDEQGEIAFLLLIMIHLS; encoded by the coding sequence ATGCTACCCTATAGCACATACAGTGATGAGCAGTTGTTTGAAACGCTTCAAACCGAGGATGAGAAAGCTTTCCGGGCTATCTACGAACGATACCATAAAGCTGTTTACGCCTATTTACTGGGTTTTCTGAAGGACAACAACCTGGCCGAGGAGATGACCCACGAGGTATTCCTTAAGATCTGGGATATCCGGGGCAAGGTCAGTCTGCACAGTTCCTTTTCTTCCTATCTTTTCCGCATCTGTCACAATAAGGCCATTAATGCGCTGGAAAAAATTGCTGCCGACAACCGGCTGCGCCAGCGGGTGCTACAGCATTTACAGGACCTGTCTTCCGCCCATATCCAGGATACCAACCTGCTGCAGGAATATGATCAGCTGCTGGAAAATGCGCTGGACACCCTGCCGCCCCAGCGCCGCAAAGTATTCCAGCTTTGCCGGGAAGAGGGAAAGAGCTATGATGAAACGGCCGCCCAGCTGGGCATTTCCCGCAATACGGTGAAAGAGCATATGGTCAAGGCCCAGAAAGCCCTCCGGTCGTTCCTGGACGAGCAGGGCGAAATTGCTTTCCTGCTCCTGATCATGATCCATCTTTCCTGA
- a CDS encoding FecR domain-containing protein, producing the protein MQRSVTYYHQLLSSYLDGAVSVEEANELFDFIRQSPVEARQLMEAAGHTDFSDRFGHLENIDAATSQRMYDRLAGAISSSSFSHRPVHRVHFLRKSWFRYAAAVLLVAGTLAVFLLLNNHQQEPLQAAGKKQPQKDIVPGSDKAVLTLADGSSLVLDEAQNGDLARQGNARVVKLENGRLAYEAKAGPGEKPSFNTLTVPRGGQYALTLADGTRVWLNAASSIRYPTVFAGAERKVEVSGEVYMEIATNSRKPFIVEANGTAVQVLGTSFNLNAYPDESVVRTTLIEGSVRVSKTSTADVAVLNPGQQAEVAGHVDGVKVVAVDTEQVLAWKNGLFSFQNADIKTIMRQLSRWYDINIVYENAVPSQRFFGEMNRNLTLSQVLKGLEVSKVNFRLEGRNLIVMP; encoded by the coding sequence ATGCAAAGATCAGTCACCTATTACCATCAGTTATTGAGCAGTTACCTGGACGGAGCCGTATCCGTGGAGGAAGCCAATGAGTTGTTTGACTTTATCCGGCAATCCCCTGTGGAGGCCCGCCAGTTGATGGAAGCCGCCGGCCATACTGATTTCAGTGACCGGTTTGGTCACCTGGAAAATATAGATGCAGCTACCAGCCAGCGGATGTATGACCGGTTAGCAGGTGCTATCTCTTCCAGTTCCTTTTCCCACCGCCCCGTCCACCGGGTCCATTTCCTGAGGAAGAGCTGGTTCCGGTATGCAGCGGCAGTGCTGCTGGTGGCTGGCACGCTGGCTGTTTTCTTATTGCTTAACAACCATCAGCAGGAGCCCTTACAGGCAGCAGGTAAAAAACAACCCCAGAAAGATATTGTGCCCGGCAGCGATAAGGCCGTGCTGACCCTGGCGGATGGCAGCTCGCTGGTGCTGGACGAAGCACAGAATGGCGATCTGGCCCGGCAGGGAAATGCCCGGGTGGTTAAACTGGAAAACGGCAGACTGGCCTATGAAGCAAAGGCGGGGCCCGGCGAAAAGCCCTCTTTTAATACACTGACAGTGCCCCGCGGCGGCCAGTATGCGCTGACTTTGGCGGATGGCACCAGGGTCTGGCTCAATGCGGCCTCCTCCATCCGGTATCCTACCGTTTTTGCCGGAGCGGAAAGAAAGGTGGAGGTCAGTGGCGAAGTCTACATGGAGATAGCCACTAACTCCCGCAAACCCTTTATTGTAGAAGCCAATGGAACTGCTGTTCAGGTGCTGGGCACCAGCTTTAACCTGAATGCTTATCCGGACGAAAGCGTTGTCAGAACAACCCTGATTGAAGGCAGTGTACGGGTCAGCAAAACATCCACCGCTGATGTGGCGGTGCTGAACCCTGGCCAGCAGGCGGAAGTAGCCGGGCATGTAGATGGCGTAAAGGTGGTTGCCGTAGATACAGAACAGGTGCTGGCCTGGAAGAACGGACTATTCAGCTTCCAGAATGCAGATATTAAGACCATCATGCGGCAACTGTCCAGGTGGTACGATATTAATATAGTCTATGAAAATGCTGTTCCTTCCCAGCGCTTCTTCGGGGAGATGAACAGGAACCTTACTCTATCCCAGGTGTTGAAAGGTCTTGAAGTGAGCAAAGTCAATTTCAGATTGGAAGGAAGGAATTTGATCGTCATGCCTTAA
- a CDS encoding SusC/RagA family TonB-linked outer membrane protein — protein MVFSSMAPGLAWFFTKPLRVIKITAFFLIGCFLQVSASYSQSVTLKVKNAQLKDVLAAIKQQTGYAVFYNAELLTSAKPVTLDVQNASLPEALKAAFNGQPLNYVIENKTVFISRSTIALAETPNGYVPFRLELDPIKIQVAGADGQPLSGATVTLKKNNRSWVTDAQGVINMEAEKGDVVVISYVGHATQELKIGDTKKTLIVKLAPKENTNEEVVVMAYGQKKKKTEMVGSAYQINSDKIATMPPGRIDAILEGQMPGVRVTLNSDDASSTKQRMNIRIRGTGSFSASNEPLWIIDGTPVFTGDRTNLIPGIQTAVTPLSYINPADIESITVLKDAAAAAIYGANASNGVILVTTKSGGIGKPRVSLSLQNGFSTINKSTKFKTLNASEYMQLAKESYVNSGKDLSTFPYNDNDLNTYSNTDTDWLDQFYGTGVVNDVNLALRGGTRKFVYSVSGGYFKNQSTIKGNDQSRGSVSSNLKYKVDPKLELVLISRYSNNKNNTFNPGMDYLEFLPIVSPYNNDGTYRLYNKKISGVDANGNPVYTNARFFNSVAEREQNDDIQKSNVLNNNLSINYEILRGLKSTTQIGVDWQETKQNIYKARTNWEGMDASGNAVGYGTRAYNKTVTKTFIERLNYTKTWGAHTVTGLAGLELMTQKYNTRYLSVGGFKDDDHRNVDFAETVISRDSSMRETKSASYFAQLEYNYDKRYYMQVTGRRDGNSTFGTEARWGNFASAGVGWNLKREFLQDVKAIDYLRIDATYGNTGNSRISNQETYGIYSFSNSYNYDEKTGAVISSIPNRRLRWESANQTNLKLNLGLWDRLTFLIEAYRKKTVQAIVGAPVSRTTGETSAQSNTGELMNEGIETTIRWDVVKNDNTGLLWSIELNAAHNRNKALKLYNENDRTFGNYIWSEGYDINTLYLIRWAGVDPRDGAPLWYDANGNLTRVYSIDNRVPWKSANPDLFGGFRTTFEYKGFMAAALFTYTIGGYQFSTFSRGINSDGLNIEDDNQSINQMDRWQQPGDVALNPKPIWGVSTRSTMNSTRFIYKTTNIRLGNLALGYDFPDKLVTKMGIRELKVNLIGNDLFYLTPYDKSNRNSFKQSRSGYPTETSFLLAINVTF, from the coding sequence ATGGTATTTTCATCTATGGCGCCAGGCCTTGCCTGGTTCTTCACAAAACCACTGCGTGTGATAAAGATCACTGCTTTTTTTCTTATCGGCTGCTTCCTGCAGGTTTCGGCCAGTTATTCCCAGTCCGTAACGCTGAAGGTAAAGAATGCCCAGCTGAAGGATGTACTGGCGGCTATCAAACAGCAGACCGGTTATGCTGTTTTCTATAATGCCGAACTGCTGACCAGCGCTAAGCCGGTAACACTGGATGTTCAGAATGCTTCTCTGCCGGAAGCGTTAAAAGCCGCCTTCAACGGCCAGCCACTCAATTATGTCATTGAGAACAAAACTGTGTTTATCAGCCGGTCAACTATTGCCTTAGCTGAAACGCCCAATGGCTATGTGCCCTTCAGGCTGGAGCTGGATCCAATAAAGATCCAGGTGGCCGGCGCCGATGGCCAGCCGCTTTCCGGAGCCACCGTAACGTTGAAGAAAAACAACAGGTCCTGGGTGACAGACGCCCAGGGTGTTATCAACATGGAGGCTGAAAAGGGAGATGTTGTGGTGATCTCTTATGTAGGACATGCCACCCAGGAATTAAAGATCGGTGACACTAAAAAAACATTGATCGTTAAGCTGGCGCCCAAAGAGAATACCAATGAAGAAGTGGTGGTAATGGCCTATGGCCAGAAGAAAAAGAAAACTGAAATGGTAGGCTCTGCCTATCAGATCAACTCCGATAAGATTGCCACCATGCCGCCCGGAAGGATTGACGCCATCCTGGAAGGCCAGATGCCAGGTGTAAGGGTAACCCTGAATTCTGATGATGCCAGCAGCACCAAGCAAAGGATGAATATCCGTATCCGCGGTACCGGCTCTTTCAGCGCTTCCAATGAACCGCTATGGATCATTGACGGAACACCTGTTTTTACCGGAGATCGTACCAACCTGATCCCCGGCATCCAGACCGCTGTTACTCCTTTGTCTTATATAAACCCTGCTGATATTGAATCTATTACAGTCCTGAAAGATGCCGCAGCTGCCGCTATCTACGGCGCCAACGCCTCCAACGGGGTGATCCTGGTGACCACTAAATCCGGTGGGATTGGCAAACCCAGGGTAAGCCTCTCGCTGCAGAACGGTTTTTCAACCATCAATAAAAGCACAAAGTTCAAAACGCTGAATGCTTCAGAGTATATGCAGCTGGCGAAAGAATCCTATGTCAACTCCGGCAAGGACCTGTCTACCTTTCCCTATAACGACAATGACCTCAATACCTACAGCAATACCGATACTGACTGGCTGGATCAGTTTTATGGTACAGGTGTTGTCAATGATGTAAACCTGGCGCTGAGAGGGGGCACCAGGAAATTTGTGTATTCCGTTTCCGGTGGTTATTTTAAGAATCAATCCACCATTAAAGGGAACGATCAGAGCCGTGGTTCTGTCAGCTCCAACCTGAAATATAAGGTTGATCCCAAACTGGAACTGGTCCTGATCTCCAGGTACTCCAACAACAAGAACAATACCTTTAATCCGGGTATGGACTACCTGGAATTCCTGCCTATTGTTTCTCCTTACAATAATGATGGCACTTACCGGTTGTACAATAAAAAAATATCCGGTGTGGATGCTAACGGTAATCCCGTATATACCAACGCAAGGTTCTTCAATTCTGTTGCTGAAAGGGAGCAGAATGATGATATCCAGAAAAGCAATGTGCTGAATAATAACCTGTCCATTAACTATGAGATCCTGAGAGGCTTAAAGTCTACAACACAGATTGGGGTAGACTGGCAGGAAACCAAGCAGAATATTTACAAGGCCAGGACCAACTGGGAGGGCATGGATGCATCCGGCAATGCAGTCGGCTATGGTACCAGGGCCTATAACAAGACTGTTACCAAAACCTTTATTGAAAGGTTGAATTATACAAAGACCTGGGGCGCCCATACCGTTACCGGACTGGCCGGCCTGGAACTGATGACCCAGAAATACAATACCCGCTACCTTTCTGTAGGCGGCTTCAAGGATGACGACCACAGGAATGTGGATTTTGCAGAAACTGTTATAAGCAGGGACAGCAGCATGCGGGAAACCAAAAGCGCCTCTTACTTTGCCCAGCTGGAGTATAATTATGATAAGCGCTATTACATGCAGGTGACAGGCAGGAGGGATGGAAATTCCACTTTCGGTACAGAAGCCAGGTGGGGTAACTTTGCATCGGCTGGTGTAGGCTGGAACCTTAAGAGAGAATTCCTGCAGGATGTAAAAGCGATCGACTACCTGCGTATTGACGCCACCTACGGCAATACCGGTAACTCCCGTATCAGTAACCAGGAGACCTATGGTATCTACTCTTTCAGCAATTCCTATAATTACGATGAGAAGACCGGGGCTGTAATATCCAGTATTCCCAACAGGAGATTACGCTGGGAGTCTGCCAATCAGACCAACCTGAAACTGAACCTGGGACTTTGGGATCGCCTGACCTTCCTGATTGAAGCCTACCGGAAGAAAACGGTACAGGCTATCGTTGGTGCGCCTGTTTCCAGGACCACTGGTGAAACCTCCGCCCAAAGCAATACCGGTGAACTGATGAATGAAGGTATTGAAACCACCATCCGGTGGGATGTGGTTAAGAATGATAATACAGGCCTGCTCTGGTCCATTGAGCTGAATGCCGCTCATAACAGGAACAAGGCGCTGAAGCTGTACAATGAGAACGACAGGACCTTCGGTAACTATATCTGGAGCGAAGGATACGATATCAATACCCTCTACCTGATCAGGTGGGCCGGGGTTGATCCCAGGGATGGCGCTCCTTTATGGTATGATGCCAATGGTAACCTCACCCGTGTGTACAGTATCGATAACCGGGTACCCTGGAAATCTGCCAACCCTGATCTTTTCGGCGGCTTCAGGACAACATTTGAGTATAAAGGTTTCATGGCTGCGGCCCTGTTCACCTACACCATTGGCGGTTACCAGTTCAGTACTTTCAGCAGGGGGATCAATTCCGACGGGCTGAATATTGAAGACGATAACCAATCTATCAACCAGATGGACAGGTGGCAGCAACCGGGTGATGTAGCCCTGAACCCGAAACCGATCTGGGGCGTATCCACCCGCTCTACCATGAACTCCACCCGTTTTATTTACAAGACCACCAATATCCGGCTGGGGAACCTTGCCCTGGGCTATGATTTTCCCGACAAGCTGGTAACTAAGATGGGTATACGGGAACTGAAGGTCAACCTGATCGGCAACGATCTGTTTTACCTGACTCCCTACGACAAATCCAACAGGAACTCCTTCAAGCAGTCCAGAAGCGGTTATCCAACCGAAACCAGTTTCCTGTTAGCTATTAATGTCACTTTTTAA